One genomic segment of Arcobacter porcinus includes these proteins:
- the mltG gene encoding endolytic transglycosylase MltG, which yields MFIPKGSTKFIVTHLSKNYYEVNKIDEIILDNFGFVQSGWIDLKVNKLTKMDFLLKLLKSKAALKSITLIPGDTAHFFLKKLALEFSLDENKLNDIYNKYAFKLDGNILAETYSLPIGMSEEHLLFYLFSQTNKKYEEYSNKIFGFYDKEQWYKYVTLASVIQKEAATIDEMPIVSSVIYNRLKKKMPLQMDGTLNYGEHSNTKITAMRIKEDNSSYNTYKNRGIPKNPVCAVSLDAIKAAIFPVKSDYLYFVRDNNNGLHKFSSSYIEHRGNINSNIGVIKNYSKINDNPSKIDDEAKNIMKNDISKQTVPSIKDLFNNIN from the coding sequence TTGTTTATACCTAAAGGTAGTACGAAATTTATTGTAACACACTTAAGCAAAAATTATTACGAAGTAAATAAAATAGATGAGATAATTTTAGATAATTTTGGTTTTGTTCAAAGTGGTTGGATTGATTTAAAAGTAAATAAACTTACAAAAATGGATTTTTTATTAAAACTTTTAAAATCAAAAGCAGCTCTAAAATCTATAACTTTAATTCCTGGAGATACTGCTCATTTCTTCTTAAAAAAACTAGCTCTTGAATTCTCTTTAGATGAGAATAAATTAAATGATATTTATAATAAATATGCTTTTAAATTAGATGGAAACATATTAGCAGAAACTTACTCTTTACCTATTGGAATGAGTGAAGAGCATCTTTTATTCTATCTTTTTTCACAAACAAATAAAAAATATGAAGAGTACTCAAATAAAATCTTTGGTTTTTATGATAAAGAGCAGTGGTACAAATATGTAACTTTAGCTTCAGTTATTCAAAAAGAGGCAGCAACAATAGATGAAATGCCTATTGTTTCAAGTGTTATTTACAATAGATTAAAAAAGAAAATGCCTTTACAAATGGATGGAACATTAAACTATGGTGAGCACTCAAATACAAAAATAACAGCTATGAGAATTAAAGAAGATAATAGTTCATATAATACTTATAAAAATAGAGGTATTCCTAAAAATCCTGTCTGTGCAGTTAGTTTAGATGCAATCAAAGCAGCAATTTTTCCTGTGAAAAGTGATTATTTATATTTTGTAAGAGATAATAATAATGGTCTTCATAAATTTTCATCATCTTATATTGAGCACAGAGGAAACATTAACTCAAATATTGGAGTTATAAAAAATTACTCTAAAATAAATGACAATCCTAGCAAAATTGATGACGAAGCAAAAAATATTATGAAAAATGATATTAGTAAGCAAACTGTACCTTCAATAAAAGATTTATTTAATAATATAAACTAA
- a CDS encoding malate dehydrogenase — protein sequence MKRVGIIGVGNVGSTIAYNLALNNTCDEILLKDLRDDFIKALSLDITQASISNNSKTITKAISKDNEFKDCDVIIITAGIARTPSMSREDLLIKNANILKNILDNIVKYNQNAIYIIVSNPLDAMVYTALKYSNLKSNQVLGMAGELDSARFKYYIKEALAFKVNNIEAKVIGAHSNFMVPLVSSIKIDGKKANEVLNKKQLEIIIKNTKNGGAKIVDLLKTGSAYFAPATACSRICNAILNDTKEEFICSVELSNHYSLNNSILGTSIIIGKNGVEEIIELDISNNELEALNLSAISILDSLKSIDSLIK from the coding sequence TTGAAAAGAGTTGGAATAATTGGAGTTGGTAATGTTGGCTCTACAATAGCTTATAACTTAGCTTTAAATAATACTTGTGATGAAATTTTATTAAAAGATTTAAGAGATGATTTTATAAAAGCATTAAGCTTAGATATAACTCAAGCTAGTATTTCAAATAATTCAAAAACTATCACAAAAGCTATTTCAAAAGATAATGAATTTAAAGATTGTGATGTAATAATCATAACAGCTGGAATAGCACGAACTCCTTCTATGTCAAGAGAAGATCTACTTATAAAAAATGCAAATATTTTAAAAAATATTTTAGATAATATTGTAAAATATAATCAAAATGCAATATATATTATAGTTTCAAATCCACTTGATGCAATGGTTTATACAGCTCTAAAATATTCAAATCTGAAAAGCAATCAAGTTTTAGGAATGGCTGGAGAACTTGATAGTGCAAGATTTAAATATTATATCAAAGAAGCTTTAGCTTTTAAAGTAAATAATATTGAAGCAAAAGTTATTGGTGCTCACTCAAATTTTATGGTTCCACTTGTTTCAAGTATCAAAATAGATGGTAAAAAAGCAAATGAAGTTTTAAATAAAAAGCAATTAGAAATAATTATTAAAAATACAAAAAATGGTGGAGCTAAAATTGTAGATCTTTTAAAAACTGGTTCTGCTTATTTTGCTCCAGCAACTGCTTGTTCAAGAATTTGTAATGCAATATTAAATGACACAAAAGAGGAATTTATTTGCAGTGTAGAACTATCAAATCATTACTCTTTAAATAATTCAATATTAGGAACTTCTATAATTATAGGTAAAAATGGTGTTGAAGAGATTATTGAATTAGATATATCAAATAATGAGCTTGAAGCACTTAATTTATCTGCTATCTCTATTTTAGATAGTTTAAAGAGTATTGATTCACTCATAAAATAA
- a CDS encoding c-type cytochrome, whose amino-acid sequence MKKIVLSCTILAASFAFANPYAKCVACHGANGEKVALGKSKIIKDMSKEDFIASLKGYQDGTYGGPMKAMMTGQVKGMSEDTMKELADLIVK is encoded by the coding sequence ATGAAAAAAATAGTTTTATCATGTACAATTTTAGCAGCATCTTTTGCTTTTGCAAATCCTTATGCAAAATGTGTTGCTTGTCATGGAGCAAATGGTGAAAAAGTTGCTTTAGGTAAATCAAAAATCATTAAAGATATGAGCAAAGAAGATTTTATTGCTTCTTTAAAAGGTTACCAAGATGGAACTTATGGTGGACCAATGAAAGCTATGATGACTGGGCAAGTAAAAGGTATGAGTGAAGACACTATGAAAGAGTTAGCAGACTTAATCGTAAAATAA
- a CDS encoding NADP-dependent isocitrate dehydrogenase translates to MAQIIYTKVDEAPALATYSFLPIIKAFTKSSGIEMVQKDISLAGRIIATFPENLKADQKIGDALAELGAMTQDPNANIIKLPNISASIPQLKAAISELQSKGYDVPNYDASEEISARYSKILGSAVNPVLREGNSDRRAPGAVKNYAKNNPHKMGEWKKDSKTDVVHMNANDFFGTELSTTLNKEDNFKISFIANDGKETVLKASLPLENGEVVDATKMSAKALQEFYQKSIDEAKKRDVLLSLHLKATMMKVSDPIMFGFAVKVYFKDLVEKHNDTFTKIGVNFNNGLGDLYSKLDQVDDAKRAEILADIDAVYAKQPRLAMVNSAKGITNLHVPSDVIIDASMPAMIKGGGKMWNKEDKEEDTLAMIPDRCYATTYQIVIEDCKKHGALDPKTMGSVPNVGLMAKKAEEYGSHDKTFQAQADGKIVVTNKAGETVFSFDVDNGDIFRMCQTKDEPIKDWVKLAVNRAKLSNTPAVFWLDKNRGHDAQMISKVEKYLKDYDLSGLEISIKAPDDAIQYSLDRMRKGLDTISVTGNVFRDYNTDLFPILELGTSAKMLSIVPLMQGGGLFETGAGGSAPKHVQQLQEENYLRWDSLGEFMALAASFDHLANTQNNKKAAILAKTLDAATGTFLINDKSPARKIGSIDNRGSHFYLAMYWADELAKQNEDAELKAEFAPISKAMNENEAQIVKELTECQGKVANTGGYYLFDDELTSKVMRPSATLNKILA, encoded by the coding sequence ATGGCACAAATCATTTACACAAAAGTTGATGAAGCACCAGCTTTAGCAACTTACTCTTTTCTACCAATAATCAAAGCTTTCACAAAAAGCTCTGGAATTGAAATGGTACAAAAAGATATATCTTTAGCGGGAAGAATAATAGCTACTTTCCCAGAAAATCTAAAAGCTGATCAAAAAATTGGTGATGCTCTAGCTGAACTTGGAGCAATGACACAAGATCCAAATGCAAATATTATAAAATTACCTAATATTTCAGCTTCAATCCCTCAGTTAAAAGCTGCAATTTCTGAATTACAATCTAAAGGTTATGATGTACCAAATTATGATGCAAGTGAAGAAATAAGTGCTAGATATTCAAAAATTCTAGGAAGTGCAGTTAACCCTGTATTAAGAGAAGGAAACTCTGATAGAAGAGCTCCTGGTGCTGTTAAAAATTATGCTAAAAATAACCCACATAAAATGGGAGAATGGAAAAAAGATTCTAAAACAGATGTTGTACATATGAATGCAAATGATTTCTTTGGTACAGAACTTTCTACAACTTTAAATAAAGAAGATAACTTCAAAATATCTTTCATAGCAAATGATGGTAAAGAAACTGTATTAAAAGCATCTTTACCTTTAGAAAATGGTGAAGTAGTTGATGCTACAAAAATGTCTGCAAAAGCTTTACAAGAGTTCTATCAAAAATCAATTGATGAAGCTAAAAAAAGAGATGTATTATTATCTTTACACCTAAAAGCAACAATGATGAAAGTATCAGATCCAATTATGTTTGGATTTGCTGTTAAAGTATATTTCAAAGATTTAGTTGAAAAACATAATGATACTTTTACAAAAATTGGTGTAAATTTCAATAATGGTTTAGGAGATTTATACTCAAAACTTGATCAAGTAGATGATGCAAAAAGAGCTGAAATTTTAGCTGATATTGATGCTGTTTATGCAAAACAACCAAGACTTGCAATGGTGAACTCTGCAAAAGGTATTACAAATTTACATGTTCCATCTGATGTTATTATTGATGCTTCTATGCCTGCTATGATAAAAGGTGGTGGGAAAATGTGGAATAAAGAGGATAAAGAAGAAGATACTTTAGCAATGATTCCAGATAGATGTTATGCTACAACTTACCAAATTGTAATTGAAGATTGTAAAAAACATGGTGCATTAGATCCAAAAACTATGGGAAGTGTTCCAAATGTTGGTTTAATGGCTAAAAAAGCTGAAGAGTATGGAAGCCATGATAAAACTTTCCAAGCACAAGCTGATGGTAAAATTGTTGTAACAAATAAAGCTGGAGAAACTGTATTTAGCTTTGATGTTGACAATGGTGATATCTTTAGAATGTGCCAAACAAAAGATGAGCCAATTAAAGATTGGGTAAAGCTTGCTGTTAATAGAGCAAAACTATCAAATACTCCAGCAGTATTTTGGTTAGATAAAAATAGAGGTCATGATGCTCAAATGATATCTAAAGTTGAAAAATACTTAAAAGATTATGATTTATCAGGTCTTGAGATTTCTATTAAAGCACCAGATGATGCTATTCAATACTCACTTGATAGAATGAGAAAAGGTCTTGATACAATCTCTGTTACAGGAAATGTATTTAGAGATTATAATACTGATTTATTCCCTATTTTAGAGCTTGGAACATCTGCAAAAATGCTTTCTATTGTTCCATTAATGCAAGGTGGAGGATTATTTGAAACAGGTGCTGGTGGAAGTGCACCTAAACACGTGCAACAACTTCAAGAAGAGAACTATCTGAGATGGGACTCTTTAGGTGAATTTATGGCACTTGCTGCTTCATTTGATCATTTAGCAAATACTCAAAATAATAAAAAAGCTGCTATTTTAGCTAAAACTTTAGATGCAGCAACTGGAACATTTTTAATTAATGATAAATCTCCAGCTAGAAAAATTGGAAGTATTGATAATAGAGGAAGTCACTTCTATTTAGCAATGTATTGGGCAGATGAGTTAGCAAAACAAAATGAAGATGCTGAATTAAAAGCTGAATTTGCTCCAATTTCAAAAGCTATGAATGAAAATGAAGCTCAAATTGTAAAAGAACTTACAGAATGTCAAGGTAAAGTAGCAAACACTGGTGGTTATTACTTATTTGATGATGAACTAACTTCAAAAGTTATGAGACCATCTGCAACACTTAATAAAATTCTTGCTTAA
- the ligA gene encoding NAD-dependent DNA ligase LigA — translation MTHNEYIKNINKLIEWAKAYYVYDEPIASDEEYDKLSRECLKFEEENPSLVHPNSPNNRVGGYVLDNFKKASHLSRMWSQEDIFDNKELEDWIVRASKVEKEFDFFIQPKFDGASLNLIYENGLLKQAITRGDGSVGEDVTHNALTIHSIPLEISEKSLIEIRGEIVIKKDDFLKINEDRLKNEEQVFANPRNAAAGSLRQLDSKITAKRKLFFNVWGVGKNSLEFKKTSDMMEYIFSLGFEKSPMQLKVKTINEIIDTYKEMLAKRDDFSMLLDGMIIKIDDINIQNILGYTQKFPRWSCAYKFPAIEKTTKLKDIILQVGRTGVVTPVAVVEAVEIEGAIVERATLHNFDEIKRLDLKINDEIIIIRSGDVIPKITKVLSERRDGTQIDIIKPINCPDCQRELLVEDIMIKCQNLDCSSRVVNSIIYFASKNCMNIDGLGEKIVELLVREKKIYDILDIYSLKYEDLENLEGFKDKKINNLLNAINNSKNSELYRVITALGIEHIGEVASKAICNKFALNLVEAKYEDLITIDGIGEQMANSFLEFMRVNKEIILELFEILDPKFTIKEESKDNPFKSKIVVITGTMSKSRDEMKSFFEDLGAKVSSSVSKKTDFLIYGEDAGSKYDKAIELGVKTLNEDELNRLLD, via the coding sequence ATGACACATAATGAATATATAAAAAATATAAATAAATTAATTGAATGGGCAAAGGCTTATTATGTATATGATGAACCAATAGCAAGTGATGAAGAGTATGATAAACTTTCAAGAGAGTGTTTGAAATTTGAAGAAGAAAATCCTAGTTTAGTACATCCAAATTCACCAAATAATAGAGTTGGTGGATATGTTTTAGATAACTTTAAAAAAGCTTCACATTTAAGTCGTATGTGGAGTCAAGAAGATATATTTGATAATAAAGAACTTGAAGATTGGATAGTAAGAGCTTCAAAAGTTGAAAAAGAGTTTGATTTTTTTATTCAGCCAAAATTTGATGGGGCAAGTTTAAATCTTATTTATGAAAATGGATTATTAAAACAAGCTATTACAAGAGGTGATGGAAGTGTTGGAGAAGATGTTACACATAATGCTTTAACAATACACTCTATACCTCTAGAAATCTCTGAAAAATCTCTTATTGAAATAAGAGGTGAAATTGTAATAAAAAAAGATGATTTCCTTAAAATAAATGAAGATAGATTAAAGAATGAAGAACAAGTATTTGCTAATCCAAGAAATGCAGCTGCAGGAAGTTTAAGACAACTTGATTCTAAAATTACAGCAAAAAGAAAACTTTTTTTCAATGTTTGGGGAGTTGGAAAAAATAGTTTAGAATTTAAAAAAACTAGTGATATGATGGAATATATATTTTCATTAGGGTTCGAAAAATCGCCTATGCAATTAAAAGTTAAAACTATTAATGAGATAATAGATACATATAAAGAGATGTTAGCAAAAAGAGATGATTTTTCTATGCTTCTTGATGGAATGATTATAAAAATTGATGATATAAATATTCAAAATATTTTAGGATATACTCAAAAATTTCCAAGATGGTCATGTGCATATAAATTCCCAGCTATTGAAAAAACAACAAAATTAAAAGATATTATTTTACAAGTAGGAAGAACCGGTGTTGTAACTCCTGTTGCTGTCGTTGAAGCTGTTGAAATTGAAGGAGCTATTGTTGAAAGAGCTACATTACATAATTTTGATGAAATAAAAAGATTAGATTTAAAAATTAATGATGAGATAATTATTATAAGAAGTGGGGATGTAATTCCAAAAATTACAAAAGTTTTAAGTGAAAGAAGAGATGGAACACAGATTGATATAATAAAACCAATTAATTGTCCAGATTGTCAAAGAGAACTTTTAGTTGAAGATATTATGATTAAGTGTCAAAACCTTGATTGTTCTTCAAGAGTTGTAAATTCTATTATATATTTTGCAAGTAAAAATTGTATGAATATAGATGGATTAGGTGAAAAAATAGTTGAGCTTTTGGTTCGTGAAAAAAAAATATATGATATTTTAGATATCTATTCTTTAAAATATGAAGATTTAGAGAATCTTGAAGGTTTTAAAGATAAAAAGATAAATAATCTATTAAATGCAATTAATAATTCAAAGAATAGTGAATTATATAGAGTTATTACTGCTTTAGGAATAGAACATATTGGCGAAGTTGCATCAAAAGCTATTTGTAATAAGTTTGCTTTAAATTTAGTAGAAGCAAAATATGAAGATTTAATAACTATTGATGGAATAGGTGAGCAAATGGCAAACTCTTTTTTAGAATTTATGAGAGTAAACAAAGAAATAATTTTAGAATTATTTGAAATTTTAGATCCAAAGTTTACTATAAAAGAAGAATCAAAAGATAATCCTTTTAAATCAAAAATAGTTGTAATAACTGGAACTATGAGTAAAAGTAGAGATGAAATGAAAAGCTTTTTTGAAGATTTAGGAGCTAAAGTTTCTTCAAGTGTATCTAAAAAAACTGATTTTTTAATTTATGGAGAAGATGCTGGAAGTAAATATGATAAAGCAATAGAACTAGGAGTTAAAACTCTAAATGAAGATGAATTAAATAGATTATTAGATTGA
- a CDS encoding AsmA-like C-terminal domain-containing protein — MLINIKRASFLFIVFPFLLIFILLFFGIKIDSFSLFGVKISQFYIKLDKKLILRVDNIEYKYIESEVEDSVEASKNDLTILPKVLRLFEEIDIKNISINDNNFKIYIKDGKIELENKFLSVDARISGNYNQIFLDIENLYLKDYKVRASGRAKLDYFDSELNYVGKVYYENLELTSNISFKNDLMKFFINSETFENLYFLKNSLELPEVAESWMYDNVKGEMKLEGFYGEFNLQNYTLDINSLEGNATIKNAEIEFQKGIDKIHSKDLKIKFKNNSLKIDLEDAFFKNKELNNSFVKINNIADSENGEVLINIETKSALDKDIIKILSSYGVDIPLEQTKGKTEAKVLLTIPYSSEKMMKTKGEFIIEPSTIAIGNFVFNSKKAELFLNDSELNIKKANFIFQDMIEANGDIKFDLSTLKANGNLDIRKVFLASGNDSIIELKNQKSKINMDFKNNTSISLDDLDIDISYDTKLNIYIKDLKKIYPHSKLLQTNSIKDGEIYLIIYDENKINLYATVSGLELPIKKDGNFISSFDIYGDITNNIVSLSTLDGSLKLKVDDKTNISLDKYEVIIVNSEEEKESELPKNLRVELTNSIIDLFGTKIRLKDADVSFDEKSDIYFNANARIPKKVPVILKKENKEIKYLDLTGNYKNKKVKLETKDGDLKVRIDGNNYTLFTKDYEIYYNLPKDENKTKKATSNEDIKLNLSGENTTVVLNNEHKLKASKYNANITENRKFIYIESDKTKFTYSEDNKNYFDIYLSKASSKFVNNLSNKEALEGGYLDFYANGTMKNLKGQLFIKDTKVKELSTINNILFFIQTSPGLINPLFAIPAVLNLDDIGHYEIEKGSIKLLYSDNMNILYLNEINLIGNGMDLEGNAYINLNNNDINADLNLIFMKTYSNVVNVLPVVNYILLGDDRRVDSRIKVSGDLKDPKIESNLLGDSLNAPVNILKRTINAPVDIFNNFIKNNDKKE; from the coding sequence GTGTTAATAAATATTAAAAGAGCATCTTTCTTATTTATAGTTTTCCCATTTTTATTGATATTTATACTTTTGTTTTTTGGTATCAAAATAGACTCTTTCTCTTTATTTGGTGTTAAAATTTCACAATTCTATATTAAACTAGATAAAAAGTTGATTTTAAGAGTTGATAATATCGAATATAAGTATATTGAAAGTGAAGTTGAAGATTCAGTAGAAGCATCAAAAAATGACTTAACAATACTTCCAAAAGTTTTAAGACTTTTTGAAGAAATAGATATAAAAAATATCTCTATAAATGATAATAATTTTAAAATATATATAAAAGATGGAAAAATTGAATTAGAAAATAAATTTCTATCAGTAGATGCAAGAATAAGTGGAAACTATAATCAAATATTTTTAGATATAGAAAATCTATATCTAAAAGATTATAAAGTAAGAGCTTCTGGACGAGCGAAATTAGACTATTTTGATTCAGAACTTAATTATGTTGGAAAAGTATATTATGAAAATTTAGAATTAACATCAAATATTAGTTTTAAAAATGATTTAATGAAGTTTTTTATAAATAGTGAAACTTTTGAAAATTTATATTTTTTAAAAAATAGTTTAGAACTTCCTGAAGTAGCTGAAAGCTGGATGTATGATAATGTAAAAGGGGAGATGAAATTAGAAGGATTTTATGGAGAGTTCAATCTTCAAAATTATACATTAGATATTAATTCACTAGAAGGTAATGCAACTATTAAAAATGCAGAAATTGAGTTTCAAAAAGGAATTGATAAAATTCATTCAAAAGATTTGAAAATAAAATTTAAGAATAATTCTTTAAAAATAGATTTAGAAGATGCTTTTTTTAAAAATAAAGAGTTGAACAATAGTTTTGTAAAAATAAATAATATTGCAGATAGTGAAAATGGAGAAGTTTTAATAAATATTGAGACAAAAAGTGCTTTAGATAAAGATATAATTAAAATTTTATCTTCATATGGAGTTGATATTCCACTTGAACAAACTAAAGGAAAAACAGAAGCTAAAGTTTTATTGACAATTCCATATAGTAGTGAAAAGATGATGAAAACAAAAGGAGAGTTCATAATAGAACCTTCAACAATAGCTATTGGAAACTTTGTTTTTAATTCTAAAAAAGCAGAGCTATTTTTAAATGATAGTGAATTAAATATAAAAAAAGCAAATTTTATTTTTCAAGATATGATTGAAGCAAATGGAGATATAAAATTTGATTTATCAACTTTAAAAGCTAATGGTAACTTAGATATAAGAAAAGTATTTTTAGCTAGTGGAAATGATTCAATAATAGAGTTAAAAAACCAAAAAAGTAAGATAAATATGGATTTTAAAAATAATACTTCTATCTCTTTAGATGATTTAGATATAGATATAAGTTATGATACAAAATTAAATATTTATATAAAAGATCTAAAAAAAATTTACCCACATTCAAAACTTTTACAAACTAACTCTATAAAAGATGGAGAGATTTATTTAATTATTTATGATGAAAATAAAATTAATTTATATGCAACTGTTAGTGGGCTTGAGCTTCCTATAAAAAAAGATGGAAATTTTATAAGCTCTTTTGACATATATGGAGATATTACAAATAATATTGTAAGTTTAAGCACTTTAGATGGTAGCTTAAAATTAAAAGTAGATGATAAAACAAATATATCTTTGGATAAATATGAGGTTATTATTGTAAATAGTGAAGAAGAAAAAGAGTCAGAACTGCCTAAAAATCTTAGAGTTGAGCTTACAAATTCGATCATAGATCTTTTTGGAACAAAAATTAGATTAAAAGATGCAGATGTAAGTTTTGATGAAAAATCAGATATATATTTTAATGCAAATGCAAGAATCCCTAAAAAAGTTCCTGTTATATTAAAAAAAGAGAATAAAGAGATTAAATATTTAGATTTAACAGGAAACTATAAAAATAAAAAAGTAAAACTAGAGACTAAAGATGGTGATTTAAAAGTTAGAATTGATGGAAACAACTATACTTTATTTACAAAAGATTATGAGATCTATTATAATCTTCCAAAAGATGAGAATAAAACAAAAAAAGCAACAAGTAATGAAGATATCAAATTAAATTTAAGTGGAGAAAATACAACTGTTGTATTAAATAATGAACATAAATTAAAAGCTTCAAAATATAATGCAAATATCACTGAAAATAGGAAGTTTATCTATATTGAATCTGATAAAACAAAATTTACATATAGTGAAGATAATAAAAACTATTTTGATATTTATTTATCAAAAGCAAGTAGTAAATTTGTAAATAATTTATCAAATAAAGAGGCACTTGAAGGTGGTTATTTAGATTTTTATGCAAATGGGACAATGAAAAATTTAAAAGGACAACTATTTATAAAAGATACGAAAGTAAAAGAGTTGTCAACAATAAATAATATACTATTTTTTATACAAACTTCTCCTGGACTTATTAATCCACTTTTTGCTATTCCAGCGGTTTTGAACTTAGATGATATTGGTCACTATGAGATTGAAAAAGGAAGTATTAAACTTTTATATAGTGACAATATGAATATTTTATATCTAAATGAAATAAATTTAATTGGAAATGGAATGGATCTTGAAGGAAATGCTTATATAAATCTTAATAATAATGATATTAATGCTGATTTAAATCTAATTTTTATGAA
- a CDS encoding SH3 domain-containing protein has protein sequence MSKKRVKIIIIALVSIFILYFIFSENKVTKTVFEFEDIELLSLSKKADDNIFDQKKSSKEFLDNYFKVWNQNILSISKEDAMWGFSVKDVTRYLENLNTFTPDWIEYMYSYSNFDKFNTVNKKAITIRNANLRVFPTISPLFKNPELPGEGFPFDYNQNSLLKINTPIFISHYSKDKAWAYIESSYVYGWVQVDNIAFVDDDFIEEFKNNNFYIAIKEKFAIYNPYFVEHIKSSTIFPKKDDKFIVAIKDRNQNAKIDLVDIQKENITSFPLKNNLENRAKILKEFLNEPYGWGGSFFHRDCSSFTQDYFSIFAKSLPRNSKAQTSIGTYHDISDNSLEDKKKYIKKHAKPFSSLIYLPGHIVLYLGQYEGEPIIAHNLWSIKLKDKNSNEKRKIVGKTIISTLDIGKELEEYDEENSILNKVSGITIF, from the coding sequence ATGTCTAAAAAAAGAGTTAAAATCATAATTATAGCCTTAGTTTCAATATTTATACTATATTTTATTTTTAGTGAAAATAAAGTTACAAAAACAGTATTTGAATTTGAAGATATCGAACTTTTATCACTTTCAAAAAAAGCAGATGATAATATTTTTGATCAAAAAAAATCTTCAAAAGAGTTTTTAGATAACTACTTTAAAGTATGGAATCAAAATATTTTATCTATTTCAAAAGAAGATGCTATGTGGGGATTTTCTGTAAAAGATGTTACAAGATATTTAGAAAATCTAAACACTTTTACACCTGATTGGATAGAATATATGTATTCTTATTCTAATTTTGATAAATTTAATACAGTTAATAAAAAAGCAATCACAATAAGAAATGCAAACTTAAGAGTATTTCCAACAATTTCACCTCTATTTAAAAACCCTGAACTTCCAGGAGAAGGTTTTCCATTTGATTACAATCAGAATTCTCTTTTAAAGATAAATACACCAATCTTTATATCTCATTACTCAAAAGATAAAGCTTGGGCTTATATTGAATCAAGTTATGTTTATGGATGGGTTCAAGTTGATAATATAGCTTTTGTGGATGATGATTTTATAGAAGAATTTAAAAACAATAATTTTTACATAGCTATAAAAGAGAAATTTGCTATATATAATCCTTATTTTGTAGAACATATAAAATCAAGTACAATCTTCCCAAAAAAAGATGATAAGTTTATTGTAGCAATAAAAGATAGAAATCAAAATGCGAAAATAGATTTGGTAGATATTCAAAAAGAGAATATTACAAGTTTTCCTTTAAAAAATAATTTGGAAAATAGAGCAAAGATATTAAAAGAGTTTTTAAATGAGCCTTATGGTTGGGGTGGATCTTTTTTTCATAGAGATTGCTCAAGTTTTACTCAAGATTATTTCTCAATCTTTGCAAAATCATTACCTAGAAACTCAAAAGCACAAACTTCTATTGGAACTTATCATGATATAAGTGATAATTCACTTGAAGATAAGAAAAAATATATTAAAAAACATGCAAAGCCTTTTTCAAGTTTAATCTATCTTCCAGGACATATAGTTCTTTATTTAGGACAGTATGAAGGTGAACCAATAATTGCTCATAATCTTTGGAGTATAAAACTAAAAGATAAAAATAGTAATGAAAAAAGAAAAATTGTAGGAAAAACTATAATATCTACTTTAGATATAGGAAAAGAGCTTGAAGAGTATGATGAAGAAAATTCTATTTTAAATAAAGTAAGTGGAATTACTATATTTTAG